tgagccttagtggTATTAGCATAAATGGTCATCTTGGCACTCAGTCTTCCCTAGTCTCAGCATCTCTAGTAATGATGTGTCACTGCATTTGCTGCCACGAAAATTTTTGCACTGAAGACTGCTTGTCTTTCTTAGAGATGTTTTTATCCTGTTTAGATTTCAATAAAAACACCATAAACttgtatattaaataataaaagtaggtTTTCTCACTATTCTGGATTCAGAGGTCCAACAAAGATCAAAGTTCTGTCGGATTCAATTAGTAGTAGCTAAGTCTCTCTTTCTGACATTCTCGGTCATTACAGATACTCTATGGGTTCAATAACCTCATCTTTATACATCTTtataaggggaaagaaaggaggtaGTAAGGGAGTCGGGGAGATAGAGGTAGACATATTGATTAAAAATACATTCTCTGGTCTGTCTTTTCTCAGAAGGCAATCGTGTCATCACAAAGCTCCCACCTCCATGATGTCTTCTAACGCTAATTGCATCTCACAGGTACCATCTTAAAAGACTATTTTTTAGGGGTTTAAGGTTCAACACATGAtatttgggagaaaaaaatcagtccATAGGAGGATCATTGTCCCtaatatattaaaatcatattcTTTCCATGGTGTCTCCAAGAGTAGGCCAATGAAGCAATCAAAAAGACTATCAGGGAGCCTGAATGGGTGCTACACACTCTGCCCCCGTCTGGGCACTGTGTGCTACAATACAGTTctcgagcttcgggcaagggcctggaggttgaaatacagaaacaaacacacacagagacagacagacagaaacacggACCTCtaatcactggtaagaagccctttattcaatagcaccatggagtcTTATATACCCAACaatcaagtgggccaacaggtgaaaaccttatcctctgatcctccaggcaaggcacagcttttagtaactctaATCAGAGAAGGCTCTAGCagagaagagcagctgaagaCCAGGACTTCAAATGGTCCCAACAAATGGGACCAAccgtgtagcttggtctcttagtcAGGCATCTAACAGTAAGAACAGGACCTTTCCCTGTGACTTAGGTTATTTTTGGTAACCTGTTAGCCATACTAGATTACCCGGTCCTGCttcaagagaaggggaggagcttggtactgcctcaacttggtatgccaagCTTTGTGCAAACCCATGGGAGACCTGTCTCTTTCTCAATGGAAATGGAGGAGTGGGTAGGTAGACAGGTAGATGGCAAAGGGGAGGGGACAAAAGGAAAGGACGGAGAAGACTCTGGTTgctttgtaaaataaatgaaaaaacgttattaaaataaaaaaacaatgatgCATTTTAGATCATATAGTTTAGTGACTAAATCAGTATCAGAAACCAACAGCCTAGAAGAAGAAACACATTGAGTATTTCAAAACAGCAAATTAACACAGCATTATGTTTTATGATCCTCTAAAGTAGATTTTTGCAACTTAGTTCTTCCAAATATATGCAAATTTAAAGAATTATCACATGGCAGTTCTTTTGCAGTTGTTGTTTTACATAACTTTTATTGTGCTTTACTTTATatgcaatgtttcttttttttaaactattactGGTTCTTGTGGATTCCACATCACACTTTCCAATCTCACTTATCTCCCCGTTTCCTCGTATCTGCCTACTGCCCATGCAACCTTCCCCCTAAATCGAAaccaaatgtaaaagaaaagccGAAAACCAAgcagaaatgatataaataatgaaaatcagaaaaaaatgacagttcCCAAAACAGCATATAAGGCAAAGATATGAAAAAGCAGAGTTTAAGATCTGTGGTTTCTGCAAAccaaaaaattatattaattatctcTCACCTGATTTGGGGTATCTATGCCCCAAAGACATAGACTATAATTTTTTTTGACTAATTCTTCTTACATCATTCTTTTAAGTAGATCCTTTGGGATAGTTTCACTGATAAAAATCCATAGTTTGTTGCTGTTCAAGCATTacatgcagaagaaatagaactCAGGTTTTCCAAGTAAGTTCAGTAAACAGGTTTTGACATTAGtgacaaatatgtattttaaaattgaagaCCATAAAGATCTTTAGACTGAAAAATTTTAGGTaacattttctgaaataaagaaaaataatttattcttgtattattttaatttactttaatatACTTCAtagtatatagaatatataattaGATTTTGGTGGGGAAGTATTTGAAAAATCTAAAATCCATTAAGTTATTTTGAAAAGACTAGACACCCAAAGGAAAGATTCTAATCTATGTCGAAACCTCACTTCTTGAGGTTTTGAAATTCTGTCTTTTGATACCTGTAATGATAAAAAATACATCAGTGCAGACAAAGGAATGTCACCAAGGCCTCAGTCCACAAAAACTAAAAGTACAGAAGCCTAAATAATTTTGAGAGTGGGAATCAGTCTCCCCAGGAAATGTTACACAAATTGGTTGTCCAATACTAAACAGTCAGCcatgaaaatatatgtataaatcatGTTATACTAACTAAGGatgttgttttgtgtattttggattataaatgtataattatatgcatataaaaaagtaattaatgaaaagagaggtcatgaatttgaacaAGAGCAAGCAGAGTTATAAAGGAGGTATTAGATGGACAAAATGGAAATgggaaatgatataatattataattCTAAAAACATACTAAGCAATTCAAAAAATGAACTATCTATTGTGTGACAGACTTAGAGTACCAAGAACATCCACTGGTGTAGACAAGATCAGAGATTTGTCTAACTTACGTGCATTTTGTGAGGAAGTACTCAACATTTGTGTTGTATAAATTCTAGGAAAAAACAGGTCATTTGTAACACTTTCTCTAAAGAGGATAGAGTTTCTCATGACTTTGATTTAGTATTAAAAGATGCATGATGTTCAAGCAAATGCATACACAATTTTGtaagtatatgtgcatgcatatttttTTTGCACAGGACTATAAGTTCAAAACAGTTGATGGAAGTTCTGGGTATAAGGAAACATGACACTCTATTTCAGAAAAGCAGTAAAATAAATTATCCCAAGAAACCAGAAAATGGTTAAAGGGAAGCCATGCATGTTTTTGTTCCTACAGTTGATAGCAAGAATGACAGACCTTGGGTGGAAAAATGAGAAGAGCTAAACATACCAAATGAAACCCTATGAGAAGGTGAATATGCTGTGcttttcttgaaacatttttagcaaagaaaaacaagagtcaGTAATCTTTCAAGATTTAGACAGTCACATCTCTATATGAGGTATAACTTTGAATATTTTCACATTTTgtgacagttttttgttttttttttttctctattttgatttttcaagacagggtttctctgtgtagctttggctgttctggaactcaccttgtagactaggctggcctcaaaacaacagaaatctgcctgcctttgctgggattaaaagcacgcaccaccattgcccagatTTTAAGACATTTGCAACACTTGatcatagttaaaaataaacctcATGTCACCATCAAGCAGATATACAAGCtaaagtatatttttttttatttgaaaatgttttttttaaattgaagacTGATAACCATTTCTATGTTGTGGGAACTCCTACTGGCCTATTTGGGTGTGGTCTGAGATACTGTAAGCACAAACCAAAAGCATGCATGACCCCTTTTTTAACTGAATTTGGTTCCTAGCTTCCAGCACCCAGAGAGGACCATGGATCTCTTCCCTTACTGTGAATTTTATCCCCAATCAAATAACTTACCTACATTTTGGTGCCCAATATGGGGCTTGAGTCCACAactctgagattaagagtctcatgctctacatGCTAGCCAGGCAATCAGCAAAAGTCTTATTTGCAATATTGGGGCAACTTACTTTGGCTAAGACCTAAAGTAtctgaaagaatattttttattatttatttttatttttttctttttattgtttatttatttattaaagatttctgccttctccccaccaccacctcccatttccctccccctcccccatcaagtccccctccctcatcatccctaagagtaatccgggttccctgccctgtgggaagtccaaggaccacccacctccatccaggtctagtaaggtgagcatccaaactgcctaggctcccacaaagccagtacatgcagtaggatcaaaaacccattgccattgttcttgaagttctcagtagtcctcattgtccattatgttcagcaagtccagttccacctcctcccttcctcccattttccccctccccccaattcccctccccctccctctccagtccaaatagcagtcagggttccctgccctgtgagaagttcaaggtcttcccccttctatccaggtctaggaaggtaagcatccaaacagactaggctcccacaaagccagtacatgctgtaggatcaaaatccagtgccattgtccttggcttctaagtcagccctccttgtcgccatgttcagagagtccggtttgatcacatgctccattagTCCCAGTCGAGCAGCTTGTGTATTACCGGCAGAGGGAGGAATGGGCCAAGGTCAGCAGAGAGCTAATTTAGATAAGTTGTCAAAGAGAACAGACACAATCACCTTAGGACTGATAACCACAACCCAAGGGAAAGAATTAATTTCTCAGAGAGTACAGTTCTTAGTCCTTCCAGGAAGTGACTCCAAGTCTAAGCTAGGCTTGCCAAGTCTGTTTTTGGACAATCAACTAAAGCTCCCTTTGTCCTTTTGAGAAAACATAGAGTCACTCTGACTCCCAACATGTAATAAACTATGATGGTTTCTGTAGAGTATATACTAGATATAGAGGTAAAGAAGAGAAATTCGTATGTTTTTTATGGGAGCAAAATGTAGTTTATTTTATATAGAAATGGTGATTTCATTAGgatacattcatttttttattttaccaatgTCAACATCTTCTCATTTGTTTTACATATTCAAAGAATTAAtgttgaattttaaataataagtaGAAACTTCAGGAAAAGATTGAAGTAGTAGACTGGCTATTATCTTATTTTCAGTTTAGACTGAGAGaaatgtctctaagaaaataccTCCTCGTAATCTTCTCTTGTTTTGACTCCAAAAGGCTTAATCATTTTCCAATTCAGCTATTACTTTCATATTAACAATACAATGGTGTTTCACTACATTAAGCGAAAATATTCTTGTCAAAATGTTGGCCACCTTTTTTTCTATTGATTTGCACACAGATTTTGTGAAGACTCATGACTCAGATAAACTGCACCCAGGTGACAGAGTTCATTCTTGTGGGCCTCACAGATCGCCAGGAGCTAAagatgcctctctttgtggtatTCTTAACCATCTATCTTTTCACGACAGTTggcaacctgggtttgattctggTCATTAAAACAGATGCAAGACTCaacacacccatgtacttcttcctcagcaATTTGgcttttgttgatttctgctaCTCCTCTGTCATTACACCCAAGATGCTTGGAAATTTCTTGTATCAAAAAAATGTGATATCCTTCAATGCGTGTGCTGCACAGTTAGGCTGTTTCCTAGCCTTCATGACAGCTGAGTGTTTGCTATTGGCTTCCATGGCTTATGACAGGTATGTGGCCATTTGTAACCCTCTACTCTATATGGTCCTAATGTCCCCAAGGATTTGCCTTCAGCTTGTAGCTGCACCCTATTGCTACAGCTTTCTGGTAGCCCTGTTTCACGCCATCCTCACTTTTCGCCTCTGCTATTGCCATTCCAACATCATCAATCACTTCTACTGTGATGACATGCCTCTTCTCAGGCTAACTTGTTCAGACACTCACTCTAAACAGCTATGGATCTTTGCCTGTGCTGGCATCATGTTCATATCCTCTCTACTCATTGTATTTATTTCCTATACATTCATTATTTCTGACATCCTGAGGATGCGCTCGGCTGAGGGAAGACGCAAGGCTTTCTCCACATGTGGTTCCCACATGTTGGCAGTAACCATTTTCTATGGAACCCTCATCTTTATGTACTTGCAGCCCAGTTCTAACCACTCTCTAGACACAGACAAAATGGCTTCTGTCTTCTATACAGTGATCATCCCTATGTTGAACCCTTTGATCTACAGCTTAAGgaataaggaagtgaaggatgcCATGAagaaattaattatctttaggAACCAAAGCCTTATgtcatgaaattaagaaaatgacttgaataaataataatggtctatgtgtgttctctctttttccaataaaatattattaacatGTCTACTTTTTcaatatttctttcatttctgaaatGGGAAATGTACAACAAAAATTATATggtgataagatttttttttttttgagacagggtttctccgttgcttttggttcctgtcctggaactagggtGATAAGAATTTATATCAAATTCCAACTGAAAAAATTACaatctgttcttttttgttttttaattataattttaagattatagtataattacaatatttttccttctatttcctccATCCAAAGTATATTCCTTCCATATATCCTTGGAACTATGTGTGTAGCTTCTGATTTTACtggaagacacaatctcacagtagACTCCTGGGTCCACTGGCTCTTATATTGTTTCTGCACCCTCTTCCCACCTTTCCCAGGGTTCCCTGAGGATTAGGTacaggagtgttttgtagatgtatttaTTGGGAAGGGAACCCATCACTGCCCCCTTAGGTTTGCCACATCAGGTTTGGCATTATCGTGGTTAATAGCCATCATAGCTGGATGGGACTGTTGGTTACTTCCCTCCTTTAGAATTTTGCA
This genomic window from Chionomys nivalis chromosome 2, mChiNiv1.1, whole genome shotgun sequence contains:
- the LOC130869873 gene encoding olfactory receptor 1044, translated to MTQINCTQVTEFILVGLTDRQELKMPLFVVFLTIYLFTTVGNLGLILVIKTDARLNTPMYFFLSNLAFVDFCYSSVITPKMLGNFLYQKNVISFNACAAQLGCFLAFMTAECLLLASMAYDRYVAICNPLLYMVLMSPRICLQLVAAPYCYSFLVALFHAILTFRLCYCHSNIINHFYCDDMPLLRLTCSDTHSKQLWIFACAGIMFISSLLIVFISYTFIISDILRMRSAEGRRKAFSTCGSHMLAVTIFYGTLIFMYLQPSSNHSLDTDKMASVFYTVIIPMLNPLIYSLRNKEVKDAMKKLIIFRNQSLMS